A section of the Scylla paramamosain isolate STU-SP2022 chromosome 33, ASM3559412v1, whole genome shotgun sequence genome encodes:
- the LOC135089750 gene encoding eclosion hormone-like, with protein sequence MVGSRKVVVSALLVLSVALVLAVLLLPPSASAAVAANRKVSICIKNCGQCKKMYTDYFNGGLCGDFCLQTEGRFIPDCNRPDILIPFFLQRLE encoded by the coding sequence ATGGTTGGCTCCAGAAAGGTCGTCGTGTCGGCCCTGCTGGTGCTGAGCGTGGCGCTGGTGCtggcggtgctgctgctgccgccgtcAGCCTCCGCAGCCGTCGCCGCCAACAGGAAGGTCTCCATCTGCATCAAGAACTGCGGCCAGTGTAAGAAGATGTACACTGACTACTTCAACGGCGGACTCTGCGGAGACTTCTGCCTCCAGACTGAGGGCCGCTTCATCCCGGACTGCAACCGCCCGGACATCCTCATCCCGTTCTTCCTCCAGCGACTAGAGTGA